A genomic segment from Frateuria edaphi encodes:
- the nagA gene encoding N-acetylglucosamine-6-phosphate deacetylase, with protein MLQPLLALVHGRVLTDEGLREDVVVLVREGHVLALAAPDDPRVAQAQRHDLAGALLLPGFIDVQVNGGGGLLFNDAPTVEALRGIALAHRRFGTTGLLPTLITDTAAKMRAALDAVDAAIAQSVPGILGIHLEGPFLAPARKGIHDASLFRTPDTDDLLALTAQRRGVVMLTLAPEQVAPPVIARLAEAGVRVVAGHTGADYATTRAALDAGVCGFTHLYNAMTPLTSREPGVVGAALDDPASWCGLIVDGHHVHPASLRIAINAKPPGKCVLVTDAMPPVGSARAEYVLNGQTIVARDGICMNDSGVLAGSALDMAGAVRNTVNLLGLPLAEASRMASTYPAEWLGLEQTHGRIAPGQRADFAVLDDTLHVRETWIGGERRIA; from the coding sequence ATGCTTCAGCCCCTACTCGCCCTGGTCCACGGTCGCGTGCTGACCGACGAGGGCCTGCGCGAGGATGTCGTGGTGCTCGTGCGCGAAGGCCACGTGCTCGCGCTGGCCGCGCCCGACGATCCGCGCGTGGCGCAGGCGCAACGCCACGACCTGGCCGGCGCGCTGCTGCTGCCCGGCTTCATCGACGTGCAGGTCAACGGGGGCGGCGGGCTGTTGTTCAACGACGCGCCCACGGTGGAGGCGCTGCGCGGCATCGCCCTGGCGCACCGGCGCTTCGGCACCACCGGCCTGCTGCCTACCCTGATCACCGACACCGCCGCCAAGATGCGCGCGGCGCTGGACGCCGTGGACGCGGCGATCGCGCAATCGGTGCCCGGCATCCTCGGCATCCACCTCGAAGGTCCCTTCCTCGCCCCCGCGCGCAAAGGCATCCACGATGCCTCGCTGTTCCGCACGCCCGACACCGATGACCTGCTCGCGCTCACCGCGCAGCGCCGCGGCGTGGTCATGCTGACCCTCGCGCCCGAGCAGGTGGCGCCGCCGGTGATCGCGCGCCTGGCCGAGGCCGGCGTGCGCGTGGTCGCCGGCCACACGGGCGCCGACTACGCCACCACGCGCGCCGCGCTGGATGCGGGCGTGTGCGGCTTTACCCATCTCTACAACGCCATGACCCCGCTCACCAGCCGCGAGCCAGGCGTGGTCGGCGCGGCGCTGGACGATCCGGCCAGCTGGTGCGGGCTGATCGTCGACGGCCACCACGTGCACCCGGCCTCGCTGCGCATCGCCATCAACGCCAAGCCGCCGGGCAAATGCGTGCTGGTCACCGACGCGATGCCGCCGGTCGGCAGCGCGCGCGCGGAGTACGTGCTCAATGGCCAGACCATCGTCGCGCGCGACGGCATCTGCATGAACGACTCGGGCGTGCTCGCCGGCAGCGCGCTGGACATGGCCGGCGCCGTGCGCAACACGGTCAACCTGCTCGGGCTGCCACTGGCCGAGGCATCGCGCATGGCCAGCACCTATCCGGCCGAGTGGCTCGGACTGGAACAGACCCACGGCCGCATCGCGCCCGGCCAGCGTGCCGACTTCGCCGTGCTGGACGACACGCTGCACGTGCGCGAGACCTGGATCGGCGGCGAACGCCGGATCGCGTGA